From Actinoplanes oblitus, a single genomic window includes:
- the ilvN gene encoding acetolactate synthase small subunit, translating to MTSKHTLSVLVENKPGVLARVSGLFSRRSFNIDSLAVGETENPDVSRITIVVDAESSPLEQVTKQLNKLVNVLKIVELDPAQSVQRELLLVKVRADRAQRGQVLETVELFRARVIDVAPDTLTIEATGNPDKLDALLRDLEPYGIKEMVQSGLVAIGRGSRSITTGPALRAA from the coding sequence TTGACGAGCAAGCACACGCTCAGCGTGCTGGTCGAGAACAAGCCCGGTGTGCTGGCCCGGGTCAGCGGCCTGTTCTCCCGGCGGAGCTTCAACATCGACTCCCTGGCGGTCGGCGAGACGGAGAACCCGGACGTCAGCCGCATCACGATCGTGGTGGACGCCGAGTCGTCCCCGCTGGAGCAGGTCACCAAACAGCTCAACAAGCTGGTCAATGTCCTGAAGATCGTGGAGCTGGACCCGGCGCAGTCGGTCCAGCGTGAACTCCTGCTGGTCAAGGTGCGTGCTGATCGGGCGCAGCGTGGCCAGGTGCTGGAGACCGTCGAGCTGTTCCGGGCGCGCGTGATCGACGTCGCTCCGGACACCCTGACGATCGAGGCCACCGGTAACCCCGACAAACTGGATGCGCTGCTGCGCGACCTCGAGCCGTACGGCATCAAAGAGATGGTTCAGTCGGGTCTGGTGGCCATCGGCCGCGGTTCCCGTTCCATCACCACGGGCCCCGCCCTCCGTGCCGCCTAG
- the cimA gene encoding citramalate synthase: protein MDYQVFDTTLRDGGQREGISYTVADKLAVARLLDEFGVGFIEGGWPGAMPKDTEFFERAKTELDLKHAVLVAFGATRKAGVDVAADPQVQALLDAGTPVVCVVAKSDIRHVERALRTTGEENLAMVRDTVRHLVASGRRAFVDCEHFFDGFRFDPDYTASVVKTAIDAGAERVVMCDTNGGMLPSMVTKAITEVVERTGVSADRLGIHCQNDTACAVANTVAAVEAGVRHFQCTANGYGERPGNADLFATVSNLQLKLGLKVLPDGCLEKATRVSTALAEIANIAPDTHQAYVGAAAFAHKAGLHASAIKVDPLLYNHVDPSVVGNDMRILVTEMAGRASIELKSRELGIDLAGHPDTLSAVTRKVKDLEAVGWSFEAADASFELLVRGELPGADVARPFELESYRVLVEHREDGKVISEATVKVRVKGERVIATAEGNGPVNALDEALRTALANHYPALKSFELNDYKVRILEGSHGTNAITRVLVETGDHAREWTTVGVHENVVEASWTALVDALTYGLSRS, encoded by the coding sequence ATGGACTACCAGGTGTTCGACACGACGCTGCGCGACGGTGGGCAGCGCGAGGGAATCAGTTACACGGTCGCCGACAAGCTCGCGGTCGCGCGCCTGCTGGACGAGTTCGGTGTGGGCTTCATCGAGGGCGGCTGGCCGGGGGCCATGCCCAAGGACACCGAGTTCTTCGAACGGGCGAAGACCGAGCTCGACCTCAAGCACGCGGTGCTGGTCGCCTTCGGCGCGACCCGCAAGGCCGGCGTGGACGTGGCCGCCGACCCGCAGGTCCAGGCGCTGCTGGACGCCGGCACCCCGGTGGTCTGCGTGGTGGCCAAGTCGGACATCAGGCACGTGGAGCGGGCGCTGCGCACCACCGGCGAGGAGAACCTGGCGATGGTCCGGGACACGGTGCGGCACCTGGTCGCCAGCGGGCGCCGGGCGTTCGTCGACTGTGAGCACTTCTTCGACGGTTTCCGCTTCGACCCGGATTACACGGCGAGCGTGGTGAAGACCGCCATCGACGCCGGCGCCGAGCGGGTGGTCATGTGCGACACCAACGGCGGCATGCTCCCCTCGATGGTCACCAAGGCGATCACCGAGGTCGTCGAGCGTACCGGGGTGAGCGCGGACCGGCTCGGCATCCACTGCCAGAACGACACCGCCTGCGCGGTCGCCAACACGGTCGCCGCGGTGGAGGCCGGCGTACGCCACTTCCAGTGCACCGCGAACGGGTACGGCGAGCGCCCCGGCAACGCCGACCTGTTCGCCACGGTCAGCAACCTGCAACTCAAGCTCGGGCTGAAGGTCCTACCGGACGGATGCCTGGAGAAGGCGACGCGGGTCTCCACCGCGCTCGCCGAGATCGCCAACATCGCCCCCGACACCCACCAGGCCTATGTCGGGGCCGCGGCGTTCGCCCACAAGGCGGGCCTGCACGCGAGCGCGATCAAGGTGGATCCGCTGCTGTACAACCACGTCGACCCGTCGGTTGTCGGCAACGACATGCGGATCCTGGTCACCGAGATGGCCGGCCGGGCCAGCATCGAGCTCAAGAGTCGCGAGCTCGGCATCGACCTGGCCGGCCATCCGGACACCCTCTCCGCCGTCACCCGGAAGGTGAAGGACCTGGAAGCGGTCGGCTGGTCGTTCGAGGCCGCCGACGCCTCGTTCGAGCTGCTGGTCCGCGGCGAGCTGCCGGGCGCCGACGTCGCCAGGCCGTTCGAGCTGGAGTCGTACCGGGTGCTGGTCGAGCACCGCGAGGACGGCAAGGTGATCTCCGAGGCGACCGTCAAGGTCCGGGTCAAGGGCGAGCGGGTGATCGCCACCGCGGAGGGGAACGGCCCGGTCAACGCCCTGGACGAGGCGCTGCGCACCGCGCTCGCCAACCACTACCCGGCCCTGAAGTCGTTCGAGCTCAACGACTACAAGGTGCGGATCCTGGAGGGCAGCCACGGCACCAACGCGATCACCCGGGTGCTGGTGGAGACCGGCGACCACGCCCGCGAGTGGACCACCGTCGGCGTCCACGAGAACGTCGTCGAGGCGAGCTGGACCGCCCTCGTGGACGCGCTTACCTACGGGTTGAGCAGGAGCTGA
- a CDS encoding GNAT family N-acetyltransferase — protein MTAVVRALTLEDVPELTAVLVGTRDYLAPWDPIRDESFYTEAGQRQVITDLLRAGNALPHVILDEGRIAGRINLNSIIRGPFQSASLGYWVAERHAGRGLASAAVAEVLRLAFTEYGLHRVEAGTLLHNERSQRVLLKNGFERFGMAPRYLHIAGEWQDHYLYQIVAENWLAAKNRAV, from the coding sequence ATGACCGCCGTCGTCCGCGCGCTGACCCTGGAGGACGTGCCGGAGCTGACCGCGGTGCTGGTCGGCACCCGGGACTACCTGGCGCCCTGGGACCCGATCCGGGACGAGAGCTTCTACACCGAGGCGGGCCAGCGCCAGGTGATCACCGACCTGCTGCGCGCCGGCAACGCGCTGCCGCACGTGATCCTCGACGAGGGCCGGATCGCCGGCCGGATCAACCTGAACAGCATCATCCGCGGCCCGTTCCAGTCGGCCAGCCTCGGGTACTGGGTGGCGGAGCGGCACGCCGGGCGGGGGCTCGCCTCGGCCGCCGTCGCCGAGGTGCTGCGGCTCGCGTTCACCGAGTACGGGCTGCACCGGGTGGAGGCGGGCACGCTGCTGCACAACGAGCGGTCGCAGCGGGTGCTGCTGAAGAACGGGTTCGAGCGGTTCGGGATGGCGCCCCGCTACCTCCACATCGCCGGTGAGTGGCAGGACCACTACCTGTACCAGATCGTCGCGGAAAACTGGTTGGCCGCCAAAAACCGTGCCGTCTAG
- the thrS gene encoding threonine--tRNA ligase — MIDHRRLGRELDLFDSDPLIGAGLPFWLPAGAAARHEVESYLHELERRNGYQHVYSPVMGKRQMYELSGHWANFADDMFPPMPVGDDELVLRPSMCPHHALIFKARQRSYRDLPLRVAELGQMYRQERSGVLGGLSRVRSIALNDAHLFCAPEQAAAEVAGVLRLMREAHAALGLRPASYRLSLRGPGKDYGGSEQGWAASERLLRGALADEGFAYAVAPGEAAFYGPKIDVQVRDAAGREWTIATVQIDDHQPQRFGLSYIDASGAKARPVMVHRSLAGSMERLFGQLIEEHGGAFPVWYAPVQVAVLPVGAESSFAASAVAAGLRAAELRDGSLGARIRAAAKVPYLAVIGAREAEAGLVSLRLRDGRRLDPMPEAAAIALISAVAAARKPDQLLLNP; from the coding sequence ATGATCGACCATCGCCGGCTCGGCCGCGAACTGGACCTCTTCGACTCCGATCCGCTGATCGGCGCCGGCCTGCCGTTCTGGCTGCCGGCCGGCGCGGCGGCCCGCCACGAGGTGGAGTCCTATCTCCACGAGCTGGAGCGCCGCAACGGCTACCAGCACGTCTACTCCCCCGTCATGGGGAAACGGCAGATGTACGAGTTGTCCGGCCACTGGGCGAACTTCGCCGACGACATGTTCCCGCCGATGCCGGTCGGCGACGACGAGCTGGTGCTGCGGCCCAGCATGTGCCCGCATCACGCGCTGATCTTCAAGGCCCGCCAGCGGTCGTACCGGGACCTGCCGTTACGCGTCGCCGAGCTGGGCCAGATGTACCGGCAGGAGCGCTCCGGCGTGCTCGGCGGGCTGTCCCGGGTCCGTTCGATAGCGCTCAACGACGCGCACCTGTTCTGTGCTCCCGAGCAGGCCGCCGCGGAGGTCGCCGGGGTGCTGCGGCTGATGCGGGAGGCGCACGCGGCGCTCGGCCTGCGGCCGGCCTCCTACCGGCTGTCGCTGCGCGGGCCGGGGAAGGACTACGGCGGTTCGGAGCAGGGGTGGGCGGCATCGGAACGGTTGCTGCGGGGCGCGCTCGCTGACGAGGGCTTCGCGTACGCGGTGGCGCCCGGTGAAGCCGCCTTCTACGGTCCGAAGATCGACGTACAGGTACGGGACGCGGCCGGCCGGGAGTGGACCATCGCCACCGTCCAGATCGATGACCACCAGCCGCAGCGGTTCGGGCTGTCGTACATCGACGCGTCGGGGGCGAAGGCAAGGCCGGTGATGGTGCACCGGAGCCTGGCGGGATCGATGGAGCGCCTGTTCGGGCAGCTGATCGAGGAGCACGGCGGGGCGTTCCCGGTCTGGTACGCCCCGGTCCAGGTGGCCGTGCTGCCGGTCGGCGCCGAGTCGTCGTTCGCCGCGTCGGCCGTCGCCGCGGGACTGCGCGCCGCGGAGTTGCGGGACGGCTCGCTCGGTGCCCGGATCAGGGCGGCGGCGAAGGTGCCGTACCTCGCGGTGATCGGCGCCCGGGAGGCCGAGGCGGGCCTGGTGTCGCTGCGGCTGCGGGACGGACGGCGGCTGGACCCGATGCCGGAGGCGGCGGCGATCGCCCTGATCAGCGCGGTCGCCGCCGCCCGGAAACCGGATCAGCTCCTGCTCAACCCGTAG
- the serA gene encoding phosphoglycerate dehydrogenase, which translates to MTSVVLVTEELAPAAIEVLTAEHEVRTVNGTDRPALLNALHEAEAVIVRSATRIDAEALRAAPYLRVVARAGVGLDNVDIPAATARGVLVVNAPTSNIISAAEQAVALLLCTARHTAGASAALKAGQWRRSAYTGVEIYGKTVGVVGLGRIGVLVAQRMAAFGATLIAYDPYVQPARAAQLGVRLVTLPELIRESDFISVHLPRTPETVGLIGEKELAEVKPGVRIVNAARGGLVDERALAEALADGRVAGAGLDVFATEPLTESPLFAFDTVTVTPHLGASTVEAQDKAGLAVARSVRLALRGEFVPEAVNVRAGGAVDEEVTPLLPLAEKLGRVFTAVAGGVAAGVTVEVAGELAAHDVTVLRLAVTKGLFASVVAERVTYVNAPQLAADRGVEVELATSEDAGEHSSLITVRGALPDGRRVAVAGAAGKLVEVDGFELDLPADGVLLLFRYRDHPGVVGRIGTTLGRAGVNIGAMRVSRRAAGGDALMTLTIDSSVDPDLLATVAAEIGSSNSAAVDLRTV; encoded by the coding sequence ATGACTTCCGTCGTCCTGGTAACTGAGGAATTGGCGCCCGCCGCGATCGAGGTGCTCACCGCCGAACACGAGGTTCGCACGGTGAACGGCACCGACCGGCCCGCGCTGCTGAACGCCCTGCACGAGGCCGAGGCGGTGATCGTCCGGAGCGCCACCCGGATCGACGCCGAGGCCCTGCGAGCCGCTCCCTACCTGCGCGTCGTGGCGCGGGCCGGGGTCGGCCTGGACAACGTCGACATCCCGGCCGCCACCGCCCGCGGGGTCCTGGTGGTGAACGCCCCGACCAGCAACATCATCTCGGCCGCCGAGCAGGCGGTGGCGCTGCTGCTCTGCACCGCCCGGCACACCGCCGGCGCCAGCGCCGCGCTCAAGGCCGGACAGTGGCGGCGCTCCGCCTACACCGGCGTGGAGATCTACGGCAAGACCGTCGGCGTGGTCGGCCTCGGCCGGATCGGCGTCCTGGTGGCGCAGCGGATGGCCGCGTTCGGTGCCACCCTGATCGCCTACGACCCGTACGTGCAGCCGGCCCGTGCCGCCCAGCTCGGCGTCCGCCTGGTCACCCTGCCCGAGCTGATCCGGGAGAGCGACTTCATCTCGGTGCACCTGCCGCGTACCCCGGAGACGGTCGGCCTGATCGGTGAGAAGGAGCTGGCCGAGGTCAAACCCGGGGTACGGATCGTGAACGCGGCCCGCGGCGGCCTGGTCGACGAGCGGGCGCTGGCCGAGGCGCTCGCCGACGGCCGGGTGGCCGGTGCCGGGCTGGACGTGTTCGCGACCGAGCCGCTCACCGAGTCGCCGCTGTTCGCCTTCGACACCGTCACCGTCACCCCGCACCTGGGCGCGTCCACCGTCGAGGCGCAGGACAAGGCCGGGCTCGCGGTGGCCCGCAGCGTACGGCTGGCGCTGCGCGGCGAGTTCGTCCCGGAGGCGGTGAACGTGCGGGCCGGCGGGGCGGTCGACGAGGAGGTCACGCCGCTGCTGCCGCTCGCCGAGAAGCTCGGCCGGGTGTTCACCGCGGTCGCCGGGGGAGTGGCCGCCGGGGTGACCGTCGAGGTGGCCGGGGAACTCGCCGCGCACGACGTCACGGTGCTGCGGCTGGCCGTCACGAAGGGGCTCTTCGCGTCGGTGGTGGCGGAGCGGGTGACGTACGTGAACGCCCCGCAGCTGGCCGCCGACCGGGGCGTCGAGGTGGAGCTGGCGACGTCGGAGGACGCCGGCGAACACTCCAGCCTGATCACCGTACGGGGTGCCCTGCCGGACGGCCGCCGGGTCGCGGTGGCCGGCGCCGCGGGCAAGCTGGTCGAGGTGGACGGCTTCGAGCTGGACCTGCCGGCCGACGGCGTGCTGCTGCTGTTCCGCTACCGGGACCACCCGGGCGTGGTCGGCCGGATCGGCACCACGCTCGGCCGGGCCGGCGTCAACATCGGCGCGATGCGGGTCTCCCGGCGGGCGGCCGGCGGCGACGCGCTGATGACGCTGACCATCGACTCGTCGGTCGACCCGGACCTGCTCGCCACGGTCGCCGCCGAGATCGGCTCCTCGAACTCCGCCGCCGTCGACCTGCGCACCGTCTGA
- a CDS encoding tyrosine-protein phosphatase: protein MVAEQYSRNLGFSATYNFRDVGGYRGLDGRRVRWRRLFRADSLHRIGEEDAAAFTALGVRTVIDLRRPTEVERFGRVHDRYGVDYRNLVLKHIDWEEVEHPEGTAHERWLADRYLNFAEDGREAILDSLRLIADPVAAPVVVHCMAGKDRTGTICALTLSLLGVSDEDIAADYALTTEAMAPLTAYLLKTSPEAVRGNEHMFDSPPAAMLMFLDDLRALHGSVEGYVREIGLTGTEIAALRRHLLED from the coding sequence GTGGTTGCCGAACAGTACTCGCGAAACCTGGGCTTCTCCGCGACCTACAACTTCCGCGACGTCGGCGGATACCGCGGCCTCGACGGCCGCCGGGTGCGCTGGCGCCGGCTGTTCCGGGCCGACTCGCTGCACCGCATCGGCGAGGAGGACGCGGCGGCGTTCACCGCTCTCGGCGTCCGGACCGTGATCGACCTGCGCCGTCCCACCGAGGTGGAACGCTTCGGCCGGGTGCACGACAGGTACGGCGTCGACTACCGGAACCTGGTGCTCAAACACATCGACTGGGAAGAGGTCGAGCACCCGGAGGGCACGGCGCACGAGCGCTGGCTGGCCGACCGCTACCTGAACTTCGCCGAGGACGGCCGGGAGGCGATCCTCGACTCGCTGCGCCTGATCGCCGACCCGGTCGCCGCGCCGGTGGTGGTGCACTGCATGGCCGGCAAGGACCGGACCGGCACCATCTGCGCGCTGACCCTGTCCCTGCTGGGCGTCTCCGACGAGGACATCGCCGCGGACTACGCGCTGACCACCGAGGCGATGGCCCCGCTCACCGCCTACCTGCTGAAGACCAGCCCGGAGGCGGTGCGGGGCAACGAGCACATGTTCGACTCCCCGCCCGCGGCCATGCTGATGTTCCTCGACGACTTGCGCGCCCTGCACGGCTCGGTCGAGGGTTACGTCCGCGAGATCGGCCTGACCGGCACCGAGATCGCCGCCCTGCGCCGCCACCTGCTGGAGGACTGA
- a CDS encoding 3-isopropylmalate dehydrogenase, giving the protein MARIAVVAGDGIGTEVTAQARKVIDAVLPGVDYQEYDLGARLYNRTGEVLPASVQTELAGHDAILLGAIGDPSVPPGILERGLLLKLRFEFDQYVNLRPSKLWPGTVSPLAGVKPGEIDMVVVREGTEGLYVGAGGVLHRDTPAEIATEESLNTRHGVERVIRDAFERAQRRDRRHLTWVHKTNVLTHAGNLWARTFAAVAAEYPEVTTEYQHIDAASMFMVSNPQRYDVIVTDNLFGDILTDIAAAVTGGIGMAASGSVNPERKFPSTFEPVHGSAPDIAGKGIADPAAAILSGALLLEHLGRHAEAARVTEAVAAEVASRVPGAPLRTAEVGDRVAAAL; this is encoded by the coding sequence GTGGCGCGGATCGCGGTGGTGGCCGGCGACGGCATCGGTACCGAGGTGACCGCGCAGGCCCGCAAGGTCATTGACGCCGTCCTCCCCGGCGTCGACTACCAGGAGTACGACCTGGGCGCCCGGCTCTACAACCGCACCGGCGAGGTGCTGCCCGCCTCGGTCCAGACCGAGCTGGCCGGCCACGACGCCATCCTGCTCGGCGCGATCGGCGACCCGAGCGTCCCGCCGGGCATCCTGGAGCGCGGCCTGCTGCTCAAGCTCCGCTTCGAGTTCGACCAGTATGTGAACCTGCGCCCGTCCAAGCTCTGGCCCGGCACCGTCAGCCCGCTCGCCGGCGTGAAGCCCGGCGAGATCGACATGGTGGTGGTCCGCGAGGGCACCGAGGGTCTCTACGTCGGCGCCGGCGGCGTCCTGCACCGGGACACCCCCGCCGAGATCGCCACCGAGGAGAGCCTGAACACCCGGCACGGCGTCGAGCGGGTGATCCGGGACGCGTTCGAGCGCGCCCAGCGCCGCGACCGCCGTCACCTCACCTGGGTGCACAAGACCAACGTGCTGACCCACGCCGGCAACCTGTGGGCCCGCACGTTCGCCGCTGTCGCCGCCGAGTACCCCGAGGTCACCACGGAGTACCAGCACATCGACGCGGCCAGCATGTTCATGGTCAGCAACCCGCAGCGCTACGACGTGATCGTCACCGACAACCTGTTCGGCGACATCCTCACCGACATCGCCGCCGCCGTCACCGGTGGCATCGGCATGGCGGCCAGCGGCTCGGTCAACCCGGAGCGCAAGTTCCCGTCGACCTTCGAGCCGGTGCACGGCTCCGCCCCGGACATCGCCGGCAAGGGCATCGCCGACCCGGCCGCCGCCATCCTCTCCGGCGCGCTGCTGCTGGAGCACCTGGGCAGGCACGCCGAGGCGGCCCGGGTGACCGAGGCGGTCGCGGCCGAGGTCGCGTCCCGGGTGCCGGGTGCGCCGCTGCGGACCGCCGAGGTCGGCGACCGGGTCGCCGCCGCGCTCTGA
- the ilvC gene encoding ketol-acid reductoisomerase: MTAEVFYDDDADLSIIQGKKVAVIGYGSQGHAHSLSLRDSGVEVVVGLQEGSKSRPKAEEQGLTVKTPAEASAWADVIMVLAPDTAQRKIYAESIAPNLTAGKALFFGHGLNIRFELIKPPADVTVAMVAPKGPGHLVRRQYVDGKGVPALIAVEQDPDGTGQALALSYAKAIGGTRAGVIKTTFKEETETDLFGEQAVLCGGTAALVQTGFEVLTEAGYAPEIAYFECLHELKLIVDLMYEGGISRMRYSVSDTAEFGDYVSGPRVINAETKKEMKAILSDIQSGEFTRRLIADDEAGGPELKKFREEGAAHPIEVTGKKLRGMMSWVDRPITETA; encoded by the coding sequence ATGACCGCCGAAGTTTTCTACGACGACGACGCCGACCTGTCGATCATCCAGGGCAAGAAGGTCGCCGTCATCGGCTACGGCAGCCAGGGCCACGCCCACTCGCTGTCGCTGCGCGACTCGGGCGTCGAGGTCGTGGTCGGTCTGCAGGAGGGCTCCAAGAGCCGGCCGAAGGCCGAGGAGCAGGGCCTCACGGTGAAGACTCCGGCCGAGGCCTCCGCCTGGGCCGACGTGATCATGGTGCTGGCGCCGGACACCGCGCAGCGCAAGATCTACGCCGAGTCGATCGCCCCGAACCTGACCGCGGGCAAGGCGCTCTTCTTCGGCCACGGCCTGAACATCCGCTTCGAGCTGATCAAGCCGCCGGCCGACGTCACTGTCGCGATGGTCGCCCCGAAGGGCCCCGGCCACCTGGTCCGCCGCCAGTACGTGGACGGCAAGGGCGTGCCCGCCCTGATCGCCGTCGAGCAGGACCCGGACGGCACCGGCCAGGCGCTCGCCCTGTCGTACGCGAAGGCGATCGGCGGCACCCGCGCCGGCGTCATCAAGACGACGTTCAAGGAGGAGACCGAGACCGACCTCTTCGGCGAGCAGGCAGTTCTCTGCGGCGGCACCGCGGCGCTGGTGCAGACCGGTTTCGAGGTGCTCACCGAGGCGGGTTACGCCCCGGAGATCGCGTATTTCGAGTGCCTGCACGAGCTCAAGCTGATCGTCGACCTGATGTACGAGGGCGGCATCTCCCGGATGCGCTACAGCGTCTCGGACACCGCCGAGTTCGGTGACTACGTCTCCGGCCCCCGCGTGATCAACGCGGAGACCAAGAAGGAGATGAAGGCGATCCTGTCCGACATCCAGTCCGGCGAGTTCACCCGCCGCCTGATCGCCGACGACGAGGCCGGCGGCCCGGAGCTCAAGAAGTTCCGCGAGGAGGGCGCCGCTCACCCGATCGAGGTCACCGGCAAGAAGCTGCGCGGCATGATGAGCTGGGTGGACCGCCCGATCACCGAGACGGCGTAG
- a CDS encoding branched-chain amino acid aminotransferase yields the protein MSGGDSLEFEIRPNPAPVADAERAALLANPGFGRIFTDHMVTVRYADGKGWYEPRVEARAPIPMDPASAVLHYAQEIFEGLKAYTLPDGGVAMFRPEANAARFQLSAQRMAMPALPEEIFLKSLHEIIAIDRKWLPEDEDGSLYLRPFAYASEVFLGVRPALEYLFLVIASPVGPYFSGGVKPVSVWVTPDYTRAAPGGTGAAKCGGNYAAGLSAQAEAIEHGCDQVVYLDAVQRKYIDELGGMNVFLVLDDGTLVTPPLTGTILPGITRDSVIKLAERAGRRVEERAISLQEWRDGAASGRVREAFACGTAAVITPIGTIRSLDGDFTVADGGPGEVTMGLRKELVDIQRGRAEDTFGWVHRVS from the coding sequence ATGAGCGGTGGTGACAGCCTCGAATTCGAGATCCGTCCGAACCCGGCGCCCGTGGCGGACGCCGAGCGCGCCGCGCTGCTGGCCAACCCGGGCTTCGGCCGGATCTTCACCGACCACATGGTCACCGTGCGCTATGCCGACGGCAAGGGTTGGTACGAGCCCCGGGTCGAGGCGCGCGCGCCGATCCCGATGGACCCGGCCAGCGCGGTCCTGCACTACGCGCAGGAGATCTTCGAGGGGCTGAAGGCGTACACGCTGCCGGACGGCGGCGTCGCGATGTTCCGCCCGGAGGCGAACGCCGCCCGGTTCCAGCTCTCGGCCCAGCGGATGGCGATGCCGGCGCTGCCCGAGGAGATCTTCCTCAAGTCGCTGCACGAGATCATCGCGATCGACCGCAAGTGGCTGCCGGAGGACGAGGACGGCAGCCTCTACCTGCGCCCGTTCGCCTACGCCAGCGAGGTCTTCCTCGGCGTCCGCCCGGCTCTGGAGTACCTCTTCCTGGTCATCGCCTCCCCGGTCGGGCCGTACTTCTCCGGTGGCGTCAAGCCGGTGTCCGTCTGGGTCACCCCCGACTACACCCGCGCGGCCCCCGGCGGCACCGGCGCGGCCAAGTGCGGCGGCAACTACGCGGCCGGCCTCTCCGCCCAGGCCGAGGCCATCGAGCACGGCTGCGACCAGGTCGTCTACCTGGACGCGGTGCAGCGCAAGTACATCGACGAGCTCGGCGGCATGAACGTCTTCCTGGTCCTCGACGACGGCACCCTGGTCACCCCGCCGCTGACCGGCACCATCCTGCCCGGCATCACCCGCGACTCGGTGATCAAGCTGGCCGAGCGGGCCGGCCGCCGCGTCGAGGAGCGGGCCATCAGCCTCCAGGAGTGGCGCGACGGCGCCGCCTCCGGCCGGGTCCGCGAGGCGTTCGCCTGCGGCACCGCCGCCGTCATCACCCCGATCGGCACCATCAGGAGCCTGGACGGCGACTTCACCGTCGCCGACGGCGGCCCCGGCGAGGTGACGATGGGCCTGCGCAAGGAGCTCGTCGACATCCAGCGCGGCCGCGCCGAGGACACCTTCGGCTGGGTCCACCGCGTCTCCTGA